A genomic window from Vitis riparia cultivar Riparia Gloire de Montpellier isolate 1030 chromosome 18, EGFV_Vit.rip_1.0, whole genome shotgun sequence includes:
- the LOC117907991 gene encoding pentatricopeptide repeat-containing protein At1g20230: protein MSLSAQALALLDSFQHTILNCLNSTTASLSQTRQAHAHILKTGLFNDTHLATKLLSHYANNMCFADATLVLDLVPEPNVFSFSTLIYAFSKFHQFHHALSTFSQMLTRGLMPDNRVLPSAVKACAGLSALKPGRQVHGIASVSGFDSDSFVQSSLVHMYVKCNQIRDAHRVFDRMFEPDVVSWSALVAAYARQGCVDEAKRLFSEMGDSGVQPNLISWNGMIAGFNHSGLYSEAVLMFLDMHLRGFEPDGTTISSVLPAVGDLEDLVMGMLIHGYVIKQGLVSDKCVSSALIDMYGKCSCTSEMSQVFDQMDHMDVGSCNAFIFGLSRNGQVESSLRLFRQLKDQGMELNVVSWTSMIACCSQNGRDMEALELFREMQIAGVKPNSVTIPCLLPACGNIAALMHGKAAHCFSLRRGISTDVYVGSALIDMYAKCGRIQASRICFDGIPTKNLVCWNAVIAGYAMHGKAKEAMEIFDLMQRSGQKPDIISFTCVLSACSQSGLTEEGSYYFNSMSSKYGIEARVEHYACMVTLLSRAGKLEQAYAMIRRMPVNPDACVWGALLSSCRVHNNVSLGEVAAEKLFELEPSNPGNYILLSNIYASKGMWNEVNRVRDMMKNKGLRKNPGCSWIEVKNKVHMLLAGDKSHPQMTQIIEKLDKLSREMKKLGYFPEINFVLQDVEEQDKEQILCGHSEKLAVVFGLLNTPPGYPLQVIKNLRICGDCHVVIKFISSFERREIFVRDTNRFHHFKEGACSCGDYW, encoded by the coding sequence ATGTCTCTGTCTGCACAAGCTCTCGCTCTACTCGACAGTTTTCAGCATACCATTCTCAATTGCCTAAATTCAACCACGGCTTCTCTTTCACAGACACGTCAAGCTCATGCCCACATCCTCAAGACCGGACTCTTCAACGATACCCATCTCGCCACCAAGCTTCTATCGCATTATGCTAATAACATGTGCTTTGCGGATGCAACTCTTGTTCTTGATTTGGTTCCTGAGCCCAATGTCTTCTCTTTCTCCACCCTTATTTATGCATTCTCAAAGTTTCATCAATTCCATCACGCACTTTCTACTTTTTCTCAGATGCTCACCCGAGGCCTCATGCCTGACAATCGTGTCCTCCCTAGTGCTGTCAAGGCCTGTGCTGGACTATCCGCCCTGAAGCCTGGCCGACAGGTTCATGGCATTGCATCTGTATCTGGGTTTGATTCAGATTCTTTTGTTCAATCTTCTTTGGTCCACATGTATGTTAAATGCAACCAGATAAGAGATGCTCATAGAGTGTTTGATAGAATGTTCGAACCAGATGTGGTTAGTTGGAGTGCTTTGGTTGCGGCTTATGCTCGGCAGGGATGTGTAGATGAGGCAAAAAGGCTTTTCAGTGAGATGGGTGACTCGGGTGTGCAGCCCAATTTAATATCATGGAATGGTATGATTGCGGGGTTCAATCATAGCGGACTATATTCGGAGGCTGTTCTTATGTTTCTGGATATGCATTTAAGAGGTTTTGAACCTGATGGGACTACTATTTCTAGTGTTCTTCCGGCTGTAGGAGACTTGGAGGATCTGGTTATGGGGATGCTAATTCATGGTTATGTGATAAAGCAAGGTCTTGTGTCAGATAAATGCGTCAGTAGCGCACTTATTGATATGTACGGGAAGTGTTCCTGCACATCCGAGATGTCACAAGTGTTTGATCAAATGGATCACATGGATGTAGGATCTTGCAATGCTTTCATTTTTGGATTATCCCGGAATGGGCAAGTCGAGAGTTCATTGAGGTTATTCAGGCAATTGAAGGACCAAGGGATGGAACTGAATGTTGTATCTTGGACATCAATGATTGCTTGTTGCTCCCAAAATGGGAGGGATATGGAAGCTCTGGAGCTTTTTAGAGAGATGCAGATTGCAGGGGTGAAACCAAATTCTGTAACAATCCCTTGCTTACTACCAGCTTGTGGCAATATTGCAGCATTAATGCATGGCAAGGCAGCCCATTGCTTCTCCCTTAGAAGGGGGATCTCTACTGATGTTTATGTGGGTAGTGCCTTAATTGATATGTATGCAAAGTGTGGAAGGATACAAGCATCCCGGATATGTTTTGATGGAATTCCCACCAAGAACTTGGTTTGTTGGAATGCAGTTATAGCTGGATATGCAATGCATGGCAAGGCAAAAGAGGCCATGGAGATTTTCGATTTGATGCAGAGAAGTGGACAGAAACCCGACATCATCAGCTTCACTTGTGTATTGTCTGCATGTAGCCAGAGTGGCCTAACAGAAGAAggatcttattattttaatagcATGTCTAGCAAGtatgggattgaagctagagtgGAGCATTATGCTTGCATGGTTACTCTTCTTAGTCGTGCAGGAAAGCTTGAGCAGGCTTATGCCATGATCAGAAGAATGCCAGTCAATCCAGATGCTTGTGTTTGGGGAGCTTTGCTCAGTTCCTGTAGAGTTCACAATAACGTGAGTCTGGGTGAGGTTGCTGCTGAGAAACTCTTTGAACTAGAACCAAGCAATCCTGGAAACTATATTCTTCTATCTAATATTTATGCATCTAAGGGTATGTGGAATGAAGTGAATAGGGTAAGGGATATGATGAAGAATAAGGGTTTGAGGAAAAACCCTGGTTGCAGTTGGATTGAGGTGAAAAACAAAGTGCACATGCTTTTAGCAGGAGACAAATCGCATCCTCAAATGACCCAAATTATTGAAAAGTTGGATAAATTGAGCAGGGAGATGAAGAAATTGGGTTATTTTCCAGAAATCAATTTTGTGCTGCAAGATGTAGAGGAACAGGACAAGGAGCAGATCTTGTGTGGGCACAGTGAGAAGTTGGCGGTGGTGTTTGGGCTTCTGAACACTCCCCCAGGATATCCACTTCAAGTAATTAAGAACCTCAGAATTTGTGGGGACTGCCACGttgttataaaatttatatctagCTTTGAAAGGAGGGAGATTTTTGTTAGAGATACAAACCGCTTTCATCACTTTAAAGAGGGAGCTTGTTCTTGTGGTGATTATTGGTGA
- the LOC117907992 gene encoding E3 ubiquitin-protein ligase ATL23 yields MLLSIFLALFLPCAGMSVVFVVYICLLWYSALGQQPELPAPVKPESEKGLSASDLDKLPKLAGKDLVVGAECAVCLDEIESDAPARLIPGCNHGFHLQCADTWLSKHSVCPLCRAILGPEFFNTSENPC; encoded by the coding sequence ATGCTGCTTTCGATATTTTTGGCTCTGTTTTTACCCTGTGCTGGCATGAGCGTCGTCTTCGTGGTCTACATCTGCCTCTTGTGGTACTCCGCCCTGGGCCAGCAGCCGGAGTTGCCAGCGCCGGTCAAGCCGGAGTCTGAGAAGGGACTCTCGGCGTCGGACCTCGACAAACTGCCCAAACTCGCTGGAAAGGATCTCGTCGTGGGAGCGGAGTGCGCGGTATGCTTGGACGAAATAGAGAGTGACGCACCGGCCAGATTAATTCCCGGTTGCAATCATGGCTTCCATCTCCAGTGCGCCGATACTTGGCTCTCCAAGCACTCGGTTTGCCCTCTTTGTAGAGCCATTCTCGGGCCTGAGTTTTTCAACACCTCTGAAAATCCCTGCTAA
- the LOC117906980 gene encoding E3 ubiquitin-protein ligase ATL23-like, which translates to MPVSVMLVFVLPCSVVGAAFAFYFSLMWYCLLREAELQREEKATPEQGLSEAELEKLPKLTGKDLVMEPECAICLEQIKSDQPARLLPGCNHGFHVHCADTWLSRNSVCPVCRIRINPDPLDSENPC; encoded by the coding sequence ATGCCGGTGTCGGTTATGCTAGTTTTTGTTCTACCGTGCTCAGTGGTGGGCGCGGCGTTCGCCTTCTACTTTTCATTGATGTGGTACTGTTTATTAAGGGAGGCGGAGTTGCAGCGTGAGGAAAAGGCGACGCCGGAGCAGGGGTTGTCGGAGGCGGAGCTTGAGAAACTTCCGAAACTGACCGGGAAAGACTTGGTGATGGAGCCGGAGTGTGCCATATGTCTGGAGCAGATCAAGAGTGATCAGCCGGCGAGATTGCTTCCGGGTTGCAATCACGGCTTTCATGTACATTGCGCCGATACATGGTTGTCCAGGAATTCTGTTTGTCCTGTTTGTAGAATCAGGATTAACCCTGACCCTTTAGATTCTGAAAATCCCTGCTGA
- the LOC117906252 gene encoding uncharacterized protein LOC117906252 has protein sequence MGRRGHSALLSILLSLVLFSVFVPESIVHAVSIPAKFDGFVYNYTGTGIDSIIIEAFFDPVCPDSRDAWPPLKRAIAYYAPRVSLIVHPFALPYHDNAFATSRALHIVNKLNSSATYHLLEMLFKHQEIFYNQKTVNMSRAAIVDCIVKFVSKAVGESLFSAIKSGFSDRQTDLTTRVSFKYGCSRGVLGTPYFFVNGFPLPDPGSAINYSKWRSILDPLVSDSVKRETLHFFL, from the exons ATGGGGAGACGAGGCCACTCTGCTCTGCTTTCAATATTGTTATCATTAGTATTATTCTCTGTGTTCGTACCTGAATCGATCGTCCATGCAGTATCGATTCCGGCGAAGTTCGATGGATTCGTGTACAACTACACCGGAACCGGCATAGATTCGATTATTATTGAGGCATTCTTCGACCCGGTTTGCCCCGACAGCAGGGACGCCTGGCCGCCTCTGAAGCGCGCTATCGCTTACTATGCTCCTCGCGTTTCGCTCATCGTTCACCCTTTTGCTTTGCC CTACCATGACAATGCTTTTGCCACTTCTCGAGCTCTGCACATCGTCAATAAGCTGAACAGTTCTGCTACATACCATTTGTTGGAGATGCTCTTCAAGCATCAG GAAATATTTTACAACCAAAAAACCGTAAACATGTCTAGGGCCGCAATTGTGGATTGCATTGTGAAGTTTGTGTCAAAAGCTGTTGGGGAGTCCCTTTTTTCTGCAATCAAATCTGGGTTCAGTGACCGGCAAACTGATCTCACAACAAGGGTTTCCTTCAAG tATGGCTGTTCGAGAGGGGTCCTGGGCACACCTTACTTCTTTGTTAATGGATTTCCATTGCCAGATCCTGGCTCTGCTATCAACTACAGCAAATGGAGAAGCATTCTTGATCCATTGGTCAGTGATAGCGTCAAGAGGGAAACTCTGCATTTCTTTCTATGA
- the LOC117906831 gene encoding probable nucleoredoxin 2, whose translation MRKEVKETTSFKSEDGSGALNGVSDDLNYRSRFSSLLASTHRDFLLSPTGQQVKVSELNDKVIGLYFSANWYAPCRKFTQVLAGAYEQLKSCGAGFEIVFVSSDEDSDAFDNFRACMPWLAVPFSDLETKKALNRKFDIEGIPCLVILQPNDNKDEATLHDGVELIYRYGVNAFPFTKVRLEELRKEEREKHESQTLPNLLTNHNRDFLLGRPTAKQVPISSLIGKTIGLYFSAQWCLPGVKFTPKLISIYQKIKQTLVDDNEEDFEIVFVSSDRDQPSFDSYFGTMPWLAVPFGDPTIKTLTKYFDVQGIPCLVILGPDGKTVTKQGRYLINLYQENAYPFTEAKLELLEKQMDEEAKSLPRSEYHAGHRHELTLVSEGTGGGPFICCDCDEQGLGWAYQCLECGYEVHPKCMRVVDRGSTLER comes from the exons atgaGGAAGGAGGTGAAGGAGACAACCAGCTTCAAGAGTGAAGATGGTTCGGGAGCTTTAAACGGTGTTTCTGATGATTTAAACTATCGCTCTCGATTTTCTTCTCTCTTGGCCTCCACACACCGTGATTTTCTGCTCTCTCCCACCGGACAACAG GTTAAAGTGTCGGAGCTGAATGACAAGGTTATTGGGCTTTACTTCTCAGCCAACTGGTACGCACCATGTAGGAAATTCACCCAAGTCCTGGCCGGCGCCTATGAGCAACTCAAGAGCTGTGGCGCTGGCTTTGAGATAGTGTTCGTATCATCTGACGAAGATTCGGACGCTTTCGACAATTTTCGAGCGTGCATGCCATGGCTTGCAGTTCCGTTTTCTGATTTGGAGACAAAGAAAGCCTTGAACCGgaagtttgacattgaaggtatTCCTTGCTTAGTTATATTGCAACCTAATGATAATAAGGATGAAGCAACATTGCACGATGGGGTTGAACTCATTTATCGGTATGGGGTCAATGCATTTCCATTCACTAAAGTGAGGTTGGAGGAATTGCGTAAGGAAGAGAGGGAGAAGCATGAGAGCCAAACCCTACCCAATTTACTAACAAACCACAATAGAGATTTTCTCTTGGGTCGTCCCACAGCTAAACAG GTGCCTATTTCTTCTTTAATAGGCAAGACAATCGGACTCTACTTCTCAGCTCAATGGTGTCTTCCAGGCGTGAAGTTCACTCCCAAACTGATTTCCATCTACCAGAAGATAAAGCAAACGCTGGTGGATGACAACGAGGAGGATTTTGAAATAGTTTTCGTGTCAAGTGACCGTGATCAACCTTCATTCGACTCCTACTTTGGCACCATGCCATGGCTAGCAGTGCCCTTTGGAGACCCAACCATCAAAACCCTCACCAAGTACTTCGATGTTCAGGGAATTCCCTGTTTGGTTATTCTGGGCCCGGACGGTAAAACCGTGACAAAGCAAGGGAGGTACCTTATAAATCTGTACCAAGAAAACGCCTACCCTTTCACCGAGGCTAAATTGGAGCTGCTAGAGAAGCAAATGGACGAAGAGGCTAAGAGCCTTCCTCGTTCGGAGTACCACGCAGGGCACCGCCACGAGCTCACTCTGGTGTCCGAAGGCACAGGAGGCGGACCCTTTATCTGCTGTGACTGCGACGAGCAAGGCTTGGGGTGGGCGTACCAATGCCTTGAATGTGGGTATGAGGTGCACCCCAAGTGCATGAGAGTTGTGGACCGTGGCTCCACTCTGGAAAGGTGA
- the LOC117905341 gene encoding E3 ubiquitin-protein ligase ATL23-like: MNVTVTAIEAVLLLCAGMTALFVLYFVVFWCFAFPNQSELRRQEKSRADEGLSTSELERLPKIAGKDMTVAGMECAVCLEEIEGDELARVVPACNHAFHLECADTWLSKHSVCPLCRAPIRPEFHYTSENLC; the protein is encoded by the coding sequence ATGAATGTAACCGTCACAGCTATTGAAGCGGTTCTTCTACTCTGCGCTGGAATGACCGCGCTTTTTGTCCTCTACTTCGTCGTCTTCTGGTGCTTCGCCTTCCCCAACCAGTCCGAGTTGCGGCGGCAGGAGAAGTCGAGGGCGGATGAGGGATTGTCGACGTCGGAGCTTGAGAGACTGCCGAAAATTGCCGGAAAAGATATGACGGTGGCGGGCATGGAGTGTGCGGTATGCTTGGAGGAGATCGAAGGTGACGAACTGGCCAGAGTGGTCCCGGCTTGCAATCACGCCTTTCATCTAGAATGCGCCGATACTTGGCTGTCTAAGCACTCGGTTTGTCCTCTTTGCCGAGCTCCAATCAGGCCTGAGTTCCATTACACATCTGAAAATCTCTGCTGA